gtcctgctcgagggcgtcgTACCATGTCTGggcggcgccacggaggtggtaggaggcaatccacgtgcggtcggacgccatggtccgctgccccctgaaaaactggtcgcactgattgagccagttcacggggtcgacggtgccgtcgtaggtggtgaacgccagtttggtgaagcggggtggctgctgcacgtgtggcgaggccgcgtaggtGCCCTCGTGACGACCCAGCGCGGCGGAAGGAGAGTGCTGCAGCACCACGGAGCTCTCGGCATACGGATCAGTGTACCTGCCGAACCCCCCTaaggtgggggcgggtggctgcaacaTCGTCGGCTGTAGTGGCGCCGTCGTGTAGGTCAGCGTGTCAATCCATGTCGGTAGcagggacggcgacggcggccaccggacctgggtgatcggcaggccctggggcgcgacagtggccgggggcggtggtggcggggttgcgtacggagcctggaggaaagtccggaggttcgagaccgccaggttgaggtcgcagatcgccgaggacatctccACCGGGGAGAGGACGGGGGCGGGTTCGGCCACGGGACCGGAGGCGGCCGGACCTGAGGTGGCCGGTGGCGGCGGTTGCTgcgaggtggcggggaaggcggtgtgtaacgccccggacacaccagcCGGCGgttgttactcctggcgggatctagactggccccacatatcaatactagtcttttctgcgcaggatctagactggccccacatatcaatactagtcttttctgcgcactttgtcctcactcatgcgcacccgggatgaacttcccggtcgttCATCCATCctaaaactactccaagctgagcacgcttaacttgggagttctgtttgaatgggctcctgaaaaagaaggaattccttattgatatgagtagtctatatcCCTAATGAGCCAGGCTATCACACGGTGGtgacggcggcggtggtggtgggaaggtctgacaaactcatcgaaccgaagctacctgataccaaattggtagaggctagggttctaccaggtctcggacgtaggttgtaggggtggaagtgcgggctgcgaggttggggacgccgtcgccggcggttgggcgccgtcgcgacgtgagagagagagagaggtggctagggtttggggctctcgtctcctgaggaagacgacaacagaatatactgtttattgtctgcttaatatcgaaggggttcatgtgtttatataggaggacagcctccactaaaccctagataacttggactctaatataacttggactctaagataggtaagataacttgggctaagcccgtaattaaccctgcccattgagccttctccgttggtacgttgtaccggtcataacatgtGTACAACTAGACTATGGTCTGGGTGTTTAGCAGCCAATTTGCTCACATTATCAACAGTCTGAAAAGGTACCCTGTACCTCCTTACTACTACTGGATATGTAGGGAGTATTTTGATTGGTCAAGACAATGGTTTGACCAAGAATGGCTCCATCAGTGTAATTAAACATGTAATTTTTTACTAGCCAATCAAAATATGCCCAGTATATTCCTGGCGCTTAGCTCAGATTGGTTCCTCTTGGAGATTTAGTAGTGTGCGCCTGACGCATATGCTGGGTGTTTCGTTTTCATAAAAAATGCTATGCTACGCTTATGTGTCCTGACGTGTTCATTTTTTTGCCGTCCTATAAAGGACGGACCCAGTGCATAGAAGCTCCCACACAAGGTGGGGTCTGGGAAGGGATTATAGGAACCTAGTCTTACCCTTGCTACAGTGCAATGCAGAGAGGCTGGTTCAAACCCAAGAGACCTCTTGACACAAGTGGGGAGTACTTCACCACTACGCGAGGCCTGCCctcaatactccctccgtcctataaTAATATTAGACATTATTACATTTAATATATGAGTGTGTGAAGTTTAAGTTTTTGACCAATTCACCAAGGAATATTTTGGCTGCTTTTGACAGATTGCTTACTACTATTGGATTGGATGTCAACATTGAAGGCAGCATttgttaatattggacaaattcattatatcattttcttcttgttctGTGTCATAATTCCCATTCTGGGAAGAGTTGGAAGAGAAGCGGGAGCACCAAAAACCACCACATCGCTCTTTCCTTTCTTTTGGTGCTACCTTGTTTTTCTGGGGATGGGGCTGGGGTGTATAATAACCCTTCTTTTGAGTATGCCAGGGAACAACTCCTAGCTTAATTTAGGTACAattcataaaaatgatagagatcATAAGTATATTGGATGTAATAACGTTTATATTATGGAATAGAGGGAGTGCCTCTCTAGTCTAGCAATGCACTCTAGTGAGAGCAAGACCGCAGATCAGATCAGTGGACTCGAAAATCATGTGCACGACGGTCAAAATCCATTGCAATAGAATACCGAAGTACTTCTAGCAAAAGGCAATCTAATGGTGGTTGGTAACCTGGTACATTCATGATTCATTCATCTAGCTAGTGATGAAAAATCAGAGCTCCTTTTTCACGGCCAAGCTTGTCATGGTCACGATAGAATATGGCAAGTCTTGGTCTTGCAAGACTTCGTGGCAGCTACAAATCGCATACACATAGCTTGGCACGCACTGCTCTTGCATGGGTGTCGCTCCGAGGTACGCACGAATCTTGCATGATGCAGCTCCCAGGTTCACGTCAAAGAGATTGCGGGTGGCACGCTGGGCGCTGGACAGGTGCGGCCTCTTTGGCACACTTTCTTTTCAGCCTTTTGTACTCTTTTCGCTTTGGAGTTTGAACCAAATGTCCGGATGGTTTATTTGATCGGGctctccactagtagaaaacagggcattgagccaacaacatttgacccggattggatataaaccggttctaaagggtctgtccgctgggccccctccctgcagcaaatggccggaaggcctttaggaccggtttgtaacacaaaccggtcctaaaggtttttggatcgtttgctgcagggaggggggcccagtggacagaccctttagaaccggtttgtatcacaaaccggttctaaaggttttctcatttttgcagcaactgcaggGCCCCgttgtcagaccctttagcaccggtttttgacacaaaccggtcctaaagccctcctctccttcctccctgagcaccctatattccaccccattttttctagctcgagctcaactccatttttgctctgtccttcctcttgggagctctaatccatccccatttttctccaccatttgtcaagattgttggcacccatcggtcctacggttagcatcaacattccctcttccggcattgcaagttttgctcgttttcttgctcatttcatttttgttgtgctagctaggtgtttgatgaaatgcctaagctagagagagttcatcatttgttatgtatacatatgcaatttgagctcaaatttaattatgatttgtggttttttttagtgtcgcgcgccttgtccccttcctcaccgccgtcgatcgccccgtcaccgacacaaccttggtgagcctattgtttttatttaccaaaacaaattttgatttgtatgatttacatatttacttgtatataattttcttattgtgtaagattttttttatatgtatagcgccatggttttgatatccgtccccgttggccctcgtccagtctatgattcggatgtggtatattatcttttataactacatattttcaatcaatttttgaacgactccggtgatggagctgagaatatagaagatgtagtatatgaagaagtgccctccggaacaaactctgccaatgtatatctcaagtcactgttgacgcaacaattaatttgtattgcacttactaacgaatcattattttcccgtttaggtgccctccggaacacctagcgcaagtactgagacaaagtcaaaacgaggcccggccgcaaggttgaaagatactgcaaggtactcgatcgataaagttgctgctgatggcaaaccactggaacccccagaaacttatcgcaaatttgtaaatcagtgcggagttgttgtaagagacctggtcccgatcaacttaatagaatggaataagccgaagaccggcgccaacgttggagctacttatgtcgatgacagattgaaaagagtgctttgcgacacggtctagctaaatttcagcgtagcggaagataagaagaagaaagtcgaggagtgggctttgaagaagatggccacacaattccagaggtggaagaaagacttgtggaagaaatataaggacgaagatccagttttcactgggcacctagtgaagataagagacgcttggcctgattttaaggcgtacaagaaatcgggtgtctttacatcccgatcagccacaaatacagagaatgcaaagaagaagaaatatcaccatattttggggtcaggtggctacatgactgccctgcctaggtggcgacgctatgaagatgcgcttctgaaaagaaatatcattccacagacacatgactggcccgataggtccaagttctggttgttcgcgcatggggcaacgttggacgctgagactgggatgattgttgcggagggaccatggtcggaaaaaataagacaagtcgtatcagatctagagaaggcaatagaagctgttcgaaaaggaacttttgttcccgatagaaagaacgacgagttgacgaaggcactcgggaaccccggaaagtggggacgaacacgaggctttggagccactaccccgtggaaccaagggtttccggcggaccttggcacttacagaagctgtggtagaagcaagaggaaggcgctggaacggatagcgacattagaagaaaaggtgtcgtttctcttgaagaaagggggacaccctgtacctgacactgaagaggaggaagaagatcctgcacctgacgctgataggcagcaattagaagacgatcctgtagcagatgtcgtcccatctcagcatagaagcagcgtgggttccacgcagctgcagctagaagacggtcctgcagtcgaaccgtcggcgcctcactaccccgtggatgatgtcacggagaagacaaattgtgagatacatatgccaatggggaacatatccttcatggtggcgtcagggtatgctttaccgaatcaacctggagcaacctaccatggtggtcagattccagcatcccatgctcgtgtcgggttgtcaacaattacgccgggatgccagtcaattgagcttgatattcctggaggtgaaggtgagaagacactgggagaaatggagcttggtatcatcttgtggaagaagaaacacatcttgtttcctaacgcggcgccaaggccaccgactcctccaggtacaattatgcaccacctccaacaattactgaatgttgcaccacatgtaagcctatttttaatagttttttcactttcgtacagagaatgcacgaccgccaagtccaccccccaacgcacctccaagtccaccccccaacgcacctccaagtccaccccacaatgaagatagggagcccgaggccgagtgtccatcgcctgtgcactccagtgagccgacggatgcgcgcactacgggtacggcaaagcggaagctgcagttcagaagaaacgggagtcctcccaagaagagagaaaggaaacccaataaagtcaagactcccccgaagttaccaggcctgatgactccggaggaactagacgaggccgtgaaagccaaatacaaagcatggttcgcacggtttcccctgaagccccctccagacatctggaaggaaactctgaagaacgtaccaaagtggaaaattgagcgcaccatcgacaacttatattatcctgaaccgccgccaccgccgcccctttcagactatggacggttcattgaaaagatgcacaccgcacagatgaagcaggcggagcagacgaaatgcgggaaacaagttccccagctcagacaacaagaagcacagtcaattgccccgctcaaggtgttatctgaccaggcttcagtgtccggtccacgcatgggcgacgtaggttacgctattgatgatgtggtatataaatataagcccgagcagcctctggtcgaaaatcctagtgctctaacaacccaactatggaatttacatggttggtacttggaggccgcaaggcaaaagagagactgtatcatggcggcagttcaggatcaacactacttcggagagtacggtgtggaggttgggttcgatgattttttccagatgtacaatcaccgtgccctcgacaaagctatcgtcagctgctactgtttgtaagtgatttatttgtgtaatttaattatttagttaagctcgcgttcattgcccgtataattatcactcacgagacattctttttgtacgctactatgcagaatgaagattcgtgaattcaggctggcaggaatctgggactttgggttcattgacccgtattcgtttcatcaagagacaatagaaaagttcaacaaggatacaccggatgatttgctaaggtttttgaagcgacaaagtaccaaaaaagaaatactttggccctacgcattcaagtgagtgttactgtcttgtacacattccattttgcttacctgatgttaagtgtaattgatgagtatgcatgactgcgtgtgtacacgtgcgcaggtcccactttatattgttcatcattagaatcgatcaaggagtggttgaagtctgggacccgttaacctaggacgctgacaaatggaagagcgcgcgtcagatgcttcaaaggtatatatatatcggcctctttcgttcatcggcctctttttcgttcatttcctgatatcaagtaagtaataattaactcttgtattcatttttctttgtcggccagggtttggcaaatgttcatcaaggaagaacccggtacatgggcagacaagctccactttcagattaacaaagtaagtagtactacgtaccctggtttcaataccattaccattctcttcattattattaatttgactgaattatgttctcatatatagggcgtcccgcaacaaccacagggcactgattattgtggatactacgtttgcgagtacattcacaggattataaatgagaaatcccgtacttccagaaatctagaggtacgtaaccagatcttcataactttatttatgttgccatcaattatgttagttttgttcataacttaattgttttcatctacttcttttaaagctacaacgaaagcgggcgatgctaagaccaatccaacgttgcaaggcagttgcagaggaattggcaggatttctcctcacacaagtcatagatgaaggcggagaatttttccatcctatgaaccaatagccagctcccttctctatgcaagtatagagctatatataggaaacaaacttcaaattatgtaatgataatcggtccagtacttcgtgttacatgtatatatgtacttttatatGGTGCAttaacatttaaccgcaaacacggaatcgaagaaacacttaaccgcaaacacggaattggTGTTTctggatacgtgtttccgattacgtgttcgtaaaaaacggaacacggacacacggaatcggaaacacggaatcggaaagacgtaaacagAAATACGGAActggaaacacgtaaacgaaaaccctgaaaatacggaacacggaaacaccgaaatacggaatcagaaaccctgaaaagaaaaggaaaaaaaaaagaaaaaaaaagcattaggaccggttggtgttaccaaccggtcctaaaggtcctccgcctgcgcgcacttttcggcgcccacgtggaggcctttagcaccggtttgtaagagaccggtgctaaagtggggggcctttagtcccggatacgtagcaccggatgtgtatccgggtccaaaggcccttaccaaccggttctaatacccctttctccactagtgctcCGGTCCTTCTCACACTATATACTGTCAGCCATCACATGATTCTATCCGTGTCACTGGCTGTTActttctttatttatatttttgttCTAGTTTTTCTAGTGTTGTCACTCGTCATGGTAAAACAATCGTCACCGGTGACACTGAGATGTTTGAGTTCttgaagaaaaagaacaaaacaTTTTCTTTCGAGGATACGCCAAAGACGTACCATAACTTTATAGAAGGCAGAAAAATATGTACAAGAGATTACATCATTTGCTAGTTAGGCATCACAGGTCGATCCTAACCCATCCCCCGCTTCACTAACTTAACTCTACTACTCAATCATACGAATCACTCTAGAAGCTCCTGCAGAGTTTAGTTCCTAAGGTCCTCAAAATGAGATCCACCGTACCCCTTTCGTTCAGGACAACACTCCTATCAAAAACTCTACCATTTCTCTGTTTCCATAGACTCTAGCTGACAAGCATAACTAGCGTGTCAAAGCCTTTACGGGTGCGCTTGGTGATTCGCTTCCGAGCCATCGATCATCACTCCACAAGAGTTGCCTGTTGAGTTGGACACGAATGTGGCTCCAAACGCAACTTGGAGAAGCAAAGGAACCATACCTGCCTCCCGAAAACACATTGAATCAGGATATGGTCGATCGTGTGCTCTTCTTGGTCGCACAAGCAGCAAGGCGAGGTATGGTCTTGCAGCCCGTGTCGTGCCCTCCTATCCGACGTCCACAACCGGTATTGCACTGCCAACCACATGAAGATCCCGCATGACAATGGGGCCCAACTCTTCCAGATGGCTGCATAAGACTGGAATCTCATTCCTCCTTCACATAACATCCTATAAGCACAAGATGCCGTGTAGACTCCTTCCACATTCCAAGCCCAAATCAGCCTATTCTCGCTTCCTAGGTTGATCTCCACTTCGATGAGAATCTCCCTTTTTCTGGCAATAACATTCCAAGAACAAAACATTAAGACGTTCCTTTTTTCTAGACTAgtaagcatgcacgtgcaacACACGAATAACCGTACATAAAAAATTCCTTGTTCAAAAAATGTTGGTGGTTTTGCAAAATTGTTCATAAGTTATAAAGAAACACGATTTGAAAAAAATGGTCAGCAAATAAAATCATGttcatgatttttataaaaattattgTATATTAAAACATATTACGGGAACCGAAAAAATGTCCAtgaaattttagaaaatgttcaccaaaatacaaaacaaaagggaaatttaaaatttgttccctacttttagaaaaagttcattgatttaaaaaatgtttgtcgAGTCAAAACtatgttcatgaattcaaaaaatgttcatgcatttcaaataaTGCTCGTAAACAAAACTAATGTTCGTTTGATtttttattagtagtatagatgtttattttttctaatgCAAATAACCCTCGAAGCCCACACCCACCCCCGAAGCCCACTACAGCCGTCCCAACAACCCACCCCTGAAGCCTACTACAGCCGTCCCCCAGGGCAGGCCGACACACACCTCCGAAGCCCACACCCACCCCGAGCCCACTACAGCTGTCCCAACAACCCTCCTCAAAATGACTAAAGCACCCCCACCTCCAATACCCTCCACTACATGCACGCCGGTAATTACCTCGAACCTTCAGCCCCGTTTTCGTCATTTCACCAGCACACTCACACGCGGCGGCGGCTTCCAGAAcactcacaccacacacacactcgaaGCAACTCACACCACACAGCAGtgagcggcggctagggttctaaCCCACCCTATCCTTCCTCCAATCCAACCCAGCCTCCTCCTAGATCCGATCTCCTCGACGACAACCCGTCGCAGCTCCTCGTCACCGCCGCCGCCAAGAAGGCCGCCGATGAAGAAGGTGTTCTCCCGCTTCAAAACGGACGGGGACGGCAGGATCTCGCCCCCGGAGCTGGCAGCCGTGTCGCGCGCCATCACGCCGCTGGCCACCGACTCGGCAGGGGGCCGGGAGGTGGCGTCCATGATGGACGAGCTCGACACCGACCGCGACGGCTACATGGACCTCGGCGAGTTCGCCGCCTTCCACGGCCACAACCACGGGGAGCGCGAGCAGGACGCCGAGCTGCGCGATGCCTTCGAcgtctacgacaacaacgacgacggccgcATCTCCGATGCCGAGCTCATCAAGGTCGTGTCTCGGATCGGCGAGGGTCTCCTTGTTCTTGGCGTGTTGGCGAGCAGAGCGCATACACCGCGGTGCGCCCCGAGTGGATGTGGTGGGAGGAGGTGAGGAGAAGGGAACACGGGGAGCTGCCTGCGCGGCGCTTCCAGGCCCTCGCCCGCTCGCGCGCCGCCGCCTCGCTCGCGCTCTCCAACCGCAAGGAGATCGCCACCCCGCACCTCGGCGCCGTCAACTCCCTCTAGGTCCTGTTCTCCCCCCTCGTTCCTCCAATCGCACCCCTATCACTGCCTCCCCAACCATACGCCCCCGCATCAGCTGCGCGTAGCGCACAGATCAGCAGCAGTATTGATTTTGTGTGTTAATCCGTCGAGCAAATAGTGGAGTGTTGTCTCATTAGTTGTTTGTTTTGGCATATATAGTAGTCAACTCCAGTAGTTGTTTGTTTTGGCACTATAGTAAGGTCTGCTTGTTCTTGCCGTATTGCATGtgctagatagctcctattcaaaCTTGTAGATGTCTGCGTCAGTAGGACTTATACTTAATTTTTAAATTCTCTATTTTGTCATGTGGGTTGATGACACCAGTTAATCATGCtcgctctgtgtgtgtgtgtgtgtgtgcccaGGAAGTGACTTATGATGCATTGACTCAAGAAATAGAAGAGATCTTTCTATTTTTTGAAGAGATCTGTGCAGAATATAGCTGGGTACTATTATACCTGAAGGTGACTATGAGTTCTTGTTATCATATAATTCATATCTGGAAAAGGTAACAAGACTCATGTTGCTTGCAAACTGCTACAGGGTTACCATTCCTTGCAGTCCTATAGGATAGCTCATGTATTATGGAATCAAGGGCGTAAGGTTCTGGCGTTGGCGCTGCAAAGCCGTATCAGCGAGGTGAACCTTGATTTCTTATGAAGCTATTTTTTAGCATACATTTATGTGGACTAACATATGTTGTCCTTCTCCTTTCAGGTTT
This genomic stretch from Hordeum vulgare subsp. vulgare chromosome 6H, MorexV3_pseudomolecules_assembly, whole genome shotgun sequence harbors:
- the LOC123405681 gene encoding probable calcium-binding protein CML16 — its product is MKKVFSRFKTDGDGRISPPELAAVSRAITPLATDSAGGREVASMMDELDTDRDGYMDLGEFAAFHGHNHGEREQDAELRDAFDVYDNNDDGRISDAELIKVVSRIGEGLLVLGVLALARSRAAASLALSNRKEIATPHLGAVNSL